From Crassaminicella indica, one genomic window encodes:
- a CDS encoding 4Fe-4S binding protein produces MANQKEKKLIVKQSWCKGCGICVEFCPKNVLALKHEKVEIVDMENCIKCGLCELRCPDYAIYLGGMEDEK; encoded by the coding sequence ATGGCAAACCAGAAGGAAAAGAAATTAATTGTAAAGCAAAGCTGGTGTAAGGGCTGTGGAATTTGTGTAGAATTCTGCCCTAAAAATGTTCTAGCTTTAAAACATGAAAAAGTTGAAATTGTAGATATGGAAAATTGTATTAAATGTGGCTTATGCGAACTGCGCTGTCCGGATTATGCAATTTATCTAGGAGGTATGGAAGATGAAAAATAA
- a CDS encoding class I SAM-dependent methyltransferase encodes MDIKYLIRPTELAKYFLKDVLKEGDVVVDATMGNGNDTLFLANIVGEKGKVISFDVQDLAIANTKKLLENNHINNVDLIQDGHENMDKYICDEISGGMFNLGYLPKGDHHIVTKGETTVVAIEKCLKFLKRNGMITMIIYHGHSEGKIEKEQVINYIENLDQSKFHVMKVDYINQTKESPILITIIKK; translated from the coding sequence ATGGATATAAAGTATTTAATAAGACCTACAGAATTAGCTAAATATTTTTTAAAGGATGTTTTAAAAGAGGGTGATGTAGTAGTTGATGCTACAATGGGAAATGGAAATGACACGTTATTCTTAGCAAATATTGTTGGAGAAAAAGGAAAAGTTATTTCTTTTGATGTACAAGATTTAGCTATTGCTAATACAAAAAAATTACTTGAGAATAACCATATAAACAATGTAGATTTAATACAAGATGGACATGAAAATATGGATAAATATATTTGTGATGAAATAAGTGGAGGGATGTTTAATTTAGGTTATTTGCCAAAGGGAGATCACCATATTGTTACAAAGGGTGAAACGACAGTTGTTGCAATTGAAAAATGTTTAAAGTTTTTAAAGAGAAATGGTATGATTACTATGATTATATATCACGGACACTCTGAAGGAAAAATAGAAAAGGAACAGGTTATAAATTATATTGAAAACCTTGATCAAAGTAAATTTCATGTAATGAAGGTGGATTATATCAATCAAACAAAAGAATCTCCTATATTGATTACTATCATTAAAAAATAA
- a CDS encoding pseudouridine synthase has product MRLQKYIAHSGVASRRKAEELIKLGRVKVNNKVIKDMGVIVDPHKDIVSVDQKIIHLEKNKIYIMLNKPEGYVTTLSDEFNRPTVVDLIKNIQERIYPVGRLDYATSGLLIMTNDGDLSYRLTHPKHKIKKTYIAKIKGILNKKELACFQTGIDIGGYITAPAFIEVLKKERATSLVKVMIHEGKNRQIRRMFEKINHPVLQLKRIAIGKINLENLQKGKWRYLTETEIKYLKSCI; this is encoded by the coding sequence GTGAGATTGCAAAAATATATAGCACATAGTGGGGTTGCTTCTAGAAGAAAAGCTGAAGAATTGATAAAACTAGGCAGAGTTAAAGTAAACAATAAAGTAATAAAAGACATGGGAGTTATTGTAGATCCACATAAAGATATTGTTTCTGTAGATCAAAAAATCATTCATTTAGAAAAAAACAAAATATATATTATGCTAAATAAACCAGAAGGTTATGTGACTACATTATCAGATGAATTTAATAGACCTACTGTAGTAGATCTTATAAAAAATATTCAAGAAAGAATATATCCCGTGGGAAGATTAGATTATGCTACTTCTGGTTTATTGATCATGACAAATGATGGAGATTTATCCTATAGATTAACGCATCCAAAGCATAAAATAAAAAAAACTTATATTGCTAAGATAAAAGGAATATTAAATAAAAAAGAACTTGCTTGCTTTCAAACAGGGATAGACATAGGAGGATATATTACTGCGCCTGCATTTATAGAGGTTTTAAAAAAAGAAAGAGCTACTAGCCTTGTGAAGGTAATGATTCATGAAGGAAAAAACAGGCAGATACGAAGAATGTTTGAAAAAATAAATCATCCAGTCTTACAATTAAAAAGGATTGCTATCGGAAAAATAAATTTAGAGAATTTACAAAAAGGAAAGTGGAGATATTTAACAGAAACAGAGATAAAATATTTAAAATCATGCATATAA
- a CDS encoding recombinase family protein, translating to MKAAIYSRKSKFTGKGDSVENQVQMCKEYAKMHEITSYIIYEDEGFSGGTTNRPMFQQMLKDARSKKFDILICYRLDRVSRNIADFARLIEELQEYNIEFISIREQFDTSTPMGRAMMNIAAVFAQLERETIAERIRDNMLELAKSGHWLGGQTPLGYKSKKITYLDAEFKQRSMYQLSPIKEELQIIKLIFDKYLETKSLSQVSKYLLSNNIKGKNGGDLNKKSIHNILTNPVYVKSNDEVFDYLKHLGITTTGKPNGKYGILTYNKNQKGKKQEPSQWIAAVGKHEGIIEPDRWLLIQKTLKINKEKAPRTGTSHTALLTGILKCAKCGSGMRVIYGNKIKGTNHRAYYYTCSLKNNSGKTRCDNKNVRGDQLEKIVIKKLKAFNKNALLKELKELQNKNASFHAIAHEIEYIKSQINTKKSAIQNLIKQLSENKNSIAANYLIKEIEKLDREYNQLKQKLDTKKNIKEINNQKNININFVIHSLENFHSLFDTLDNIDDKRNLINHLVDKITWNGYHGTVEVFLWGCKKNKI from the coding sequence ATGAAAGCTGCTATATATAGTAGAAAAAGTAAATTTACTGGTAAAGGTGATTCTGTTGAAAATCAAGTGCAAATGTGTAAAGAATATGCAAAAATGCACGAAATCACATCATATATTATATATGAGGATGAAGGCTTTTCTGGAGGTACTACAAATAGACCTATGTTTCAACAAATGCTTAAAGATGCAAGATCAAAAAAATTTGATATACTTATATGCTATAGACTAGATCGTGTCAGTAGAAATATTGCAGATTTTGCTCGTTTAATTGAAGAGCTTCAAGAATATAATATTGAATTTATCAGTATTAGAGAACAATTTGACACTTCTACCCCTATGGGTCGTGCCATGATGAACATTGCAGCAGTATTCGCTCAGCTTGAGCGTGAAACTATTGCTGAAAGAATACGCGATAATATGTTAGAACTTGCAAAGTCTGGTCATTGGCTTGGAGGACAAACACCCTTAGGATATAAAAGTAAAAAAATCACTTATTTAGATGCAGAATTTAAACAAAGAAGCATGTATCAATTATCTCCAATTAAAGAAGAACTGCAAATTATAAAATTAATTTTTGATAAATACCTTGAAACTAAATCTTTATCACAAGTAAGCAAATACTTATTGTCAAATAATATAAAAGGTAAAAATGGAGGAGATTTAAACAAAAAAAGCATTCATAATATATTGACAAATCCTGTATATGTAAAGTCAAACGATGAAGTTTTTGATTATCTCAAGCACTTGGGAATAACTACAACTGGTAAGCCTAATGGGAAATATGGTATTCTTACTTATAATAAAAATCAAAAAGGAAAAAAGCAAGAGCCTTCTCAATGGATAGCAGCAGTAGGAAAGCATGAAGGAATTATTGAACCTGATCGCTGGCTTTTAATACAAAAAACTCTTAAAATAAATAAAGAAAAAGCACCTCGTACTGGAACATCTCACACAGCTCTTCTTACAGGTATATTAAAATGTGCAAAATGCGGAAGTGGCATGCGTGTAATATATGGCAATAAAATAAAAGGAACTAATCATCGCGCCTATTATTATACATGCAGTTTAAAAAATAACTCTGGAAAAACAAGATGTGATAATAAAAATGTCCGTGGCGATCAATTAGAAAAGATTGTTATAAAAAAATTAAAAGCTTTTAACAAAAATGCTCTATTAAAGGAATTAAAAGAGCTTCAAAATAAAAATGCCTCATTTCATGCAATTGCTCATGAAATAGAATATATAAAAAGTCAAATCAATACAAAAAAGAGTGCTATTCAAAATTTAATCAAGCAATTGTCTGAAAATAAAAACAGTATCGCTGCAAACTATTTGATAAAAGAAATTGAAAAATTAGATAGAGAATATAATCAGTTAAAACAAAAACTTGATACTAAAAAAAATATAAAAGAAATAAATAATCAAAAAAATATAAATATTAATTTCGTTATTCACTCATTAGAGAATTTTCATAGCTTATTTGATACTTTAGACAATATTGACGATAAAAGAAATCTCATCAATCATCTAGTTGATAAAATTACATGGAATGGATATCATGGTACTGTAGAGGTTTTTTTGTGGGGATGTAAAAAGAATAAAATCTAA
- a CDS encoding Holliday junction resolvase RecU has translation MTSWRSRGHRGDLSENEIDLTNDLYRRKKLAYIKKNPVPIKVIDIDKRGMITKGYFEQKAYVDYSGIAQKIPIAFDVKETELKSLPLSNIHIHQIEDLKEHAEQGGVSFILVHFKMYNEYYLIPLEMLEYYYNNSLQGGRKSIPYADMDKKFKIKRESNGIINYLPTINTYLSSKEELKKKYTV, from the coding sequence ATGACATCATGGAGAAGTAGAGGGCATCGTGGAGATTTATCTGAAAATGAAATAGATTTAACAAATGATTTATATAGAAGAAAAAAATTAGCATATATTAAGAAAAATCCAGTGCCTATAAAAGTAATTGATATTGATAAAAGAGGTATGATTACGAAGGGTTATTTTGAACAGAAGGCTTATGTAGATTACAGTGGGATTGCACAAAAAATTCCAATTGCATTTGACGTGAAAGAGACTGAATTAAAAAGTTTACCGTTAAGTAATATACATATTCATCAGATAGAGGATCTTAAGGAACATGCAGAGCAAGGTGGAGTAAGCTTTATATTGGTACATTTTAAAATGTATAATGAATATTATTTAATCCCATTAGAAATGCTTGAATACTATTACAATAATAGTTTACAAGGCGGGCGTAAATCAATACCATATGCTGATATGGATAAAAAGTTTAAAATTAAACGTGAATCTAATGGAATTATAAATTATTTACCTACTATTAATACGTATCTTAGTTCAAAAGAAGAATTAAAGAAAAAGTATACTGTATGA
- a CDS encoding ABC-F family ATP-binding cassette domain-containing protein — protein MITVTGVGLRFGDKKLFEDVNIKFTPGNCYGVIGANGAGKSTFLKILSGEIEPNEGNVSITPGERLAVLKQNHFEFDEFNVLDTVIMGHKRLYEIMTEKDALYQKEDFTEEDGIKASELEAEFAELDGWDAEVNAEKLLMGLGINKDLHYKAMKELKGAEKVKVLLAQALFGNPDILLLDEPTNHLDFKAINWLEEFLLDYPNTVIVVSHDRHFLNKVCTHMVDIDFGKAKLFVGNYDFWYESSQLALKLMKEQNKKKEEKIKELQSFIARFSSNASKARQATSRKKLLEKITIEDIQPSSRRYPFVGFTPKREAGKEILTINGISKTIDGVKVLNNISFTVNKGDKIILLGRNEIAKTVLFKILMGEIEPDEGTFRWGITTTQAYLPKDNAEYFEDVELNLIDWLRQYSEEKSESFIRGFLGKMLFSGDEPLKMAKVLSGGEKVRCMFSKLMLSGANVLLLDEPTNHLDLESIQAVNDGLIAFKGTMLFTSHDHKFIQTIANRVVEITPNGIFDKEITFDEFLDDKEIQDRINKMYE, from the coding sequence TTGATTACAGTTACAGGTGTAGGATTAAGATTTGGAGATAAAAAATTATTTGAAGATGTTAATATTAAATTTACTCCAGGAAATTGTTATGGGGTTATTGGTGCAAATGGTGCAGGAAAATCAACTTTTTTAAAGATTTTATCTGGTGAGATTGAACCTAATGAAGGAAATGTTTCTATAACGCCAGGGGAGAGACTAGCTGTACTAAAGCAAAATCATTTTGAATTTGATGAATTCAATGTTTTAGATACAGTTATTATGGGACATAAAAGGCTTTACGAAATAATGACGGAAAAGGATGCTCTTTATCAAAAAGAAGATTTTACTGAAGAAGATGGTATAAAAGCATCAGAACTTGAAGCTGAATTTGCAGAATTAGATGGTTGGGATGCAGAAGTAAATGCAGAAAAGCTATTAATGGGTCTTGGAATCAACAAAGATCTACACTATAAAGCTATGAAAGAATTAAAAGGAGCTGAAAAGGTAAAAGTTTTGTTAGCTCAAGCCCTTTTTGGAAATCCTGATATTCTTTTACTAGATGAACCTACAAACCATTTGGATTTTAAAGCAATAAATTGGCTAGAAGAATTTTTGCTAGATTATCCAAATACAGTGATTGTAGTATCACATGATAGACACTTTTTAAATAAAGTATGTACACATATGGTAGATATTGATTTTGGCAAAGCTAAATTATTTGTGGGGAATTATGATTTTTGGTATGAATCTAGTCAATTAGCATTAAAGCTAATGAAGGAACAAAACAAGAAAAAGGAAGAAAAAATTAAAGAACTGCAATCCTTTATTGCAAGATTTAGTTCTAATGCGTCGAAGGCTAGACAAGCTACTTCAAGAAAAAAGCTTTTAGAAAAGATTACTATAGAAGATATACAACCATCATCTAGAAGATATCCATTTGTTGGATTTACTCCAAAAAGAGAAGCTGGAAAAGAAATTCTAACTATAAATGGAATTAGTAAAACTATTGATGGGGTAAAAGTGTTAAATAATATTTCATTTACTGTAAATAAAGGGGATAAAATTATACTTCTTGGAAGAAATGAAATCGCTAAGACTGTTTTGTTCAAAATTTTAATGGGTGAGATTGAGCCTGACGAAGGAACTTTTAGATGGGGAATTACTACTACGCAAGCTTATTTGCCAAAGGATAACGCAGAATATTTTGAAGATGTAGAGCTTAATTTGATAGATTGGTTAAGACAATATTCTGAAGAAAAATCAGAATCTTTTATTAGAGGCTTTTTAGGAAAGATGTTATTTTCAGGTGATGAACCTTTAAAAATGGCAAAGGTTCTTTCAGGAGGAGAAAAGGTAAGATGCATGTTTTCTAAATTAATGCTTTCAGGAGCAAATGTATTGCTTCTTGACGAACCTACCAATCATTTAGATCTAGAATCTATTCAAGCTGTAAATGATGGTTTGATTGCTTTTAAAGGGACTATGCTGTTTACATCTCATGACCATAAGTTTATTCAGACCATTGCAAATAGGGTTGTTGAAATCACACCAAATGGTATTTTTGATAAAGAAATTACTTTTGACGAATTTTTAGATGATAAAGAAATTCAAGATAGAATTAATAAAATGTATGAATAA
- a CDS encoding FAD-dependent oxidoreductase → MAKVVVIGGGWAGVAAAITAKKAGAEVTVIERTDILLGLGNVGGIMRNNGRYTATEECILLGGKELFNVTDKASRHVNIDFPGHKHASLYDVCKVEPMVRRLLIEMDIQILLRSRAIDVDVVDNAIKGIVLQNGDVIEGDVFIETTGSTGPMGNCLKYGNGCSMCILRCPSFGPRVSISQKAGVEDLVGKRKDGSYGAFSGSCKLNKDSLSQEIIDQLNKKGVVILPVPKKDINTKKLDMKVCQQYALKEYAENLILLDTGHAKLMAPFYPLEKLRQFKGLENARYEDPYAGGVGNSIRYLSIAPRDNTMKVEKLDNLLCAGEKAGLFVGHTDECNPKVRQLGLLDFILFTSPQKNLYSTMISIPCNFIN, encoded by the coding sequence ATGGCTAAAGTAGTTGTAATTGGAGGAGGTTGGGCAGGAGTTGCAGCTGCCATTACTGCCAAAAAAGCAGGAGCAGAGGTAACTGTCATAGAGAGAACAGATATACTTTTAGGATTAGGAAATGTGGGCGGAATTATGAGAAACAATGGAAGATATACAGCAACTGAAGAATGTATTTTGCTTGGAGGAAAAGAACTTTTTAATGTTACAGATAAGGCTTCAAGACATGTGAATATTGATTTTCCCGGTCATAAACATGCAAGTCTTTATGATGTATGTAAAGTAGAGCCTATGGTTAGAAGGTTATTAATAGAAATGGATATTCAAATACTCTTAAGGTCTAGAGCGATAGATGTAGATGTAGTGGATAATGCTATAAAGGGAATTGTACTACAAAATGGTGATGTTATTGAAGGTGATGTTTTTATTGAAACCACAGGCTCTACAGGACCTATGGGAAATTGCTTAAAATATGGTAATGGATGCTCTATGTGTATACTAAGATGTCCTTCCTTTGGACCTAGAGTAAGTATTAGTCAAAAAGCAGGAGTAGAAGATTTAGTAGGGAAAAGGAAAGATGGATCTTATGGTGCTTTTAGTGGATCTTGTAAGTTAAATAAAGATTCTTTAAGTCAAGAAATTATTGATCAATTAAATAAAAAGGGAGTAGTAATTTTACCTGTACCTAAAAAGGATATTAATACGAAAAAATTAGATATGAAGGTATGCCAGCAATATGCACTAAAGGAATATGCTGAAAATTTAATATTACTAGATACAGGTCATGCAAAACTAATGGCTCCATTTTATCCTTTAGAAAAGCTTAGACAATTTAAAGGCCTTGAAAATGCAAGATATGAAGATCCTTATGCTGGTGGAGTAGGAAACTCTATAAGGTATCTATCTATTGCTCCTAGAGATAATACTATGAAAGTTGAGAAATTAGATAATTTATTGTGTGCTGGAGAAAAAGCAGGACTTTTCGTAGGGCATACAGATGAATGTAATCCTAAAGTGCGACAATTGGGATTATTAGATTTTATTCTTTTTACATCCCCACAAAAAAACCTCTACAGTACCATGATATCCATTCCATGTAATTTTATCAACTAG
- the surE gene encoding 5'/3'-nucleotidase SurE has translation MKILITNDDGIFAEGIYKLACALNKIGDVYIVAPDRQRSATGHAITMHEPLRAEKIKFFDKDFHAWAVSGTPSDCVKLAVEALISEKIDIVFSGINKGPNLGTDVLYSGTVSAAIEGAILGYPAVAVSLADFKNVNYDAAAEFSCIVAKKILKNPLPPDTLLNINIPNCQKENIKGVNITTLGARKYKNSFIERIDPRGQSYYWLGGEVIDAKNNEGTDIHSIQNNFISITPIHFDLTKFDLIEQVKQWNIKVE, from the coding sequence TTGAAAATATTAATTACAAACGATGATGGTATTTTTGCAGAAGGAATATATAAATTAGCTTGTGCATTAAATAAAATTGGAGACGTTTATATTGTGGCACCAGATCGTCAAAGAAGTGCTACAGGACATGCGATAACCATGCATGAACCTCTTAGAGCTGAAAAAATTAAGTTTTTTGATAAAGATTTTCATGCATGGGCAGTTAGTGGAACTCCTTCAGATTGTGTAAAGCTTGCTGTAGAAGCTTTGATTTCAGAAAAAATAGATATTGTTTTTTCAGGAATTAATAAAGGCCCTAACTTAGGAACAGATGTACTTTATTCAGGAACTGTTTCTGCTGCTATAGAAGGTGCTATTTTAGGATATCCTGCTGTTGCTGTATCACTTGCAGATTTTAAAAATGTAAATTATGATGCTGCAGCAGAATTTAGCTGCATTGTAGCAAAAAAAATATTGAAAAATCCATTACCGCCGGATACGTTATTGAATATAAATATACCTAATTGTCAAAAGGAAAATATTAAAGGTGTTAATATTACAACACTAGGTGCTAGAAAGTATAAAAATTCGTTTATAGAGAGAATTGATCCAAGAGGACAGAGCTATTATTGGTTAGGTGGAGAAGTGATTGATGCAAAAAATAATGAAGGAACAGATATACATAGCATACAAAACAATTTTATTTCTATCACACCTATTCACTTTGATTTAACAAAATTTGATTTAATTGAACAAGTAAAACAATGGAATATAAAGGTGGAATAA
- a CDS encoding 2-oxoacid:acceptor oxidoreductase subunit alpha produces MKNNNIKLMQGNEAVVEGAIAAGMRFYGGYPITPSTEIAEGSAQKLPRVGGKFIQMEDEIGGMAATIGAALTGVKAMTATSGPGFSLKQENIGYAAMAEIPCVIVNVQRHGPSTGLPTSPSQGDVMQAKWGTHGDHPVIALAPSSVKEAFDITVRAFNLAEKYRTPVILLMDEIVGHMREGIRIPDASELEIVDRKKPAGNGEDYLAYKVAEGESVPPMAGFGDGYRYHVTGLVHDESGFPVNSNAVADKLCTRLMTKIEDNIDDIVTYEELYMEDAEIVVVSYGGTARSAKSAVKKAREKGLKVGMFRPITIWPFPEKQVKEFAQKAKGIIVAELNYGQLVLEVERVVKGSSDIFHIGKVDGDIITPDEILSKIEEVI; encoded by the coding sequence ATGAAAAATAATAACATAAAATTAATGCAAGGGAATGAAGCCGTTGTAGAAGGTGCTATTGCTGCAGGAATGCGTTTTTATGGAGGATATCCTATAACGCCTTCAACAGAAATTGCAGAAGGATCTGCACAAAAGCTTCCAAGAGTAGGCGGAAAATTTATCCAAATGGAAGATGAAATTGGTGGTATGGCTGCGACAATTGGGGCTGCACTTACTGGTGTAAAAGCTATGACTGCAACAAGTGGTCCTGGATTTTCATTAAAACAAGAAAATATTGGTTATGCAGCTATGGCGGAAATTCCATGTGTAATTGTTAATGTACAAAGACATGGCCCAAGTACTGGATTACCTACCTCTCCATCACAAGGTGATGTAATGCAAGCAAAATGGGGGACACATGGAGATCATCCTGTGATTGCATTAGCTCCATCATCAGTAAAAGAAGCGTTTGATATAACTGTTAGAGCTTTTAATCTTGCAGAAAAATATAGAACACCTGTAATTTTATTAATGGATGAGATTGTTGGGCATATGAGAGAAGGCATTAGAATTCCTGATGCTAGTGAATTAGAAATCGTTGATCGCAAAAAGCCAGCAGGAAATGGTGAAGATTATTTAGCTTATAAAGTTGCAGAGGGAGAAAGTGTACCTCCTATGGCAGGATTTGGTGACGGATATAGATATCATGTTACAGGACTTGTTCATGATGAATCTGGATTCCCAGTAAACAGCAATGCTGTAGCAGATAAGCTTTGTACAAGACTAATGACAAAGATTGAAGATAATATTGATGATATTGTAACATATGAAGAATTATATATGGAAGATGCAGAGATTGTTGTAGTATCTTATGGTGGAACAGCAAGAAGTGCAAAGAGTGCAGTGAAAAAAGCTAGAGAAAAAGGATTAAAAGTAGGTATGTTTAGACCAATTACAATCTGGCCTTTCCCTGAAAAACAAGTGAAAGAATTTGCACAAAAAGCAAAAGGTATAATTGTTGCAGAGCTTAATTATGGACAGTTAGTTTTAGAAGTTGAAAGAGTAGTAAAAGGTTCATCAGATATTTTCCATATTGGAAAAGTTGATGGGGATATTATTACTCCTGACGAGATATTATCTAAAATTGAGGAGGTAATTTAA
- a CDS encoding GNAT family N-acetyltransferase encodes MLEIKSASQKEIYIIKKLIKESNLDIEEIEDYIKNCMVAYDNKQPVAAAGFIPIEDMAIIKFVVVSKNRRREYLGDGIVKAILNLADKMGIKKVFVNTDKEEQFFIKLGFKEVALEELKKDCSKGHIINQLNEKKLLYVALPDYFLKACKFHK; translated from the coding sequence ATGCTAGAAATCAAATCAGCTAGTCAAAAAGAAATATATATTATAAAAAAGCTGATAAAGGAGAGTAATTTAGATATAGAAGAGATCGAAGATTATATTAAAAATTGCATGGTTGCTTATGACAACAAACAGCCAGTTGCAGCTGCTGGATTTATACCTATAGAAGATATGGCGATCATAAAATTTGTAGTGGTTTCAAAAAACAGACGAAGAGAATATTTAGGAGATGGCATTGTAAAAGCTATTTTGAATTTAGCAGATAAGATGGGGATAAAAAAGGTATTTGTAAATACTGATAAAGAAGAACAATTTTTTATAAAATTAGGTTTTAAAGAAGTTGCTTTAGAAGAACTAAAGAAGGATTGTAGCAAGGGTCATATAATCAACCAATTAAATGAAAAGAAATTATTATATGTAGCTTTGCCAGATTATTTTTTAAAGGCATGTAAATTTCATAAATAA